One segment of Methanolinea mesophila DNA contains the following:
- a CDS encoding SpoIIAA family protein — MIERLAESSGKNIGFRLSGRVTEADYMDVLSPVIEKSIEEHARINVLLLMEDFKGWTVGAAWEDFTLGPKFLKVERLAVVVDETWDEWMTWLFRAFSTLTGTKVRFFKKERVQEAWDWLKSEEK; from the coding sequence ATGATCGAACGACTTGCCGAAAGTTCGGGAAAGAACATCGGATTCCGGCTCTCCGGAAGGGTGACCGAGGCTGACTACATGGACGTCCTCTCCCCCGTGATTGAAAAGAGCATCGAAGAACACGCCCGGATCAACGTCCTCCTCCTGATGGAGGATTTCAAGGGGTGGACCGTCGGGGCCGCCTGGGAGGATTTCACTCTCGGTCCGAAGTTCCTGAAAGTCGAGAGGCTCGCGGTGGTGGTCGACGAGACCTGGGACGAATGGATGACCTGGCTGTTCCGGGCCTTTTCAACACTCACCGGGACCAAGGTCAGGTTCTTTAAAAAAGAACGGGTGCAGGAAGCCTGGGACTGGTTGAAGAGCGAGGAGAAATAG
- a CDS encoding DUF3536 domain-containing protein: protein MTDRICIHAHFYQPSRENPWLEEIEIEDSAYPCHNWNERISAECYTPNTAARILGPEGKIREIVNNYAWISCNFGPTLLSWLEKYRPSTYRAILCADRESRSRFSGHGGAIAQPYNHMILPLATPEDKRTQVLWGIRDFEKRFGRVPEGMWLPEMAVDTPTLEVLAGQGIAFTILGQDQAARVRAGEGSPWVEASPDTLDCTRAYRCRLPSGRSIAIFFRDDQVSREVGFGELLRDGKEFSDRLLSRFIPGSPDDQLVSVATDGETFGHHKKFGDMALAYCLRRLEEDHPGILTVYGEYLEHHPPRWEVEVRENSSWSCDHGLDRWKGECGCGTGKHPAWSFEWRTALRTAMDTLRDRLVPLYREEMAKYASDPWHVRDEAISLVLDRSDERVEAFLGTQMTRLLAPDEKVRVLKLLEIQRNAMLMYTSCGWFFDDIAGIEAVQVMRYAGRAMQLAADFGMSGLEEEFLSHLREGQGNTAEFPDGAAVYNGMVRPAIFDPARVGAHYILLSLYREEAAKDVSGGQAVCERSVTGTEKITVGRMRLLSDITHDEQTFGFAALQAGVGEVLLGVVPFPGEKEFSRIQSRVMKTFRSGDMPRVESEVRAVCAPHVYSFDDFSLDERHRATGLVVAGRMHSLESSLLCTCREFCPVIPLLKETRIPVPPELAALEAYTGNTALRDALQAVPADTAMLREALSNLISGGNPADPSFRVMAGDVVVRLLRRIGEVPDDVALIRETGEVLELMRRAGISPDLWEAQNLYLRIFSTEFSAFGQRISLEEAIAARRDAFDRIGDLIGVTPGG from the coding sequence ATGACGGACAGGATCTGCATTCATGCCCATTTTTACCAGCCCTCCCGGGAAAACCCGTGGCTGGAGGAGATCGAGATCGAAGATTCCGCCTATCCCTGCCACAACTGGAACGAGCGAATCAGCGCGGAATGCTATACCCCGAACACCGCTGCCCGGATCCTCGGCCCTGAAGGGAAGATCCGGGAGATCGTGAACAATTACGCGTGGATCAGCTGCAACTTCGGCCCGACCCTCCTCTCCTGGCTCGAGAAGTACCGCCCCTCCACCTACCGGGCCATCCTCTGCGCGGACCGGGAGAGCCGGAGCCGGTTCTCCGGCCACGGGGGAGCTATCGCCCAGCCCTACAACCACATGATCCTCCCCCTCGCAACCCCGGAAGACAAGCGGACACAGGTCCTGTGGGGGATCAGGGACTTCGAGAAGAGGTTCGGGAGGGTTCCCGAAGGGATGTGGCTCCCGGAGATGGCAGTCGATACCCCGACCCTTGAGGTCCTCGCAGGGCAGGGTATCGCATTCACCATCCTCGGGCAGGACCAGGCGGCACGGGTCAGGGCAGGTGAAGGATCGCCCTGGGTGGAGGCCTCCCCGGATACCCTCGACTGCACCCGGGCTTACCGGTGCAGGCTGCCTTCCGGACGGTCCATCGCCATCTTTTTCCGGGACGACCAGGTGAGCAGGGAAGTGGGGTTCGGGGAGCTCCTCCGGGACGGGAAGGAGTTTTCCGACAGGCTCCTCTCGCGGTTCATCCCTGGCTCCCCCGACGATCAGCTGGTCTCGGTCGCCACCGACGGGGAGACTTTCGGCCACCATAAGAAATTCGGGGACATGGCGCTCGCGTACTGCCTCCGGCGGCTTGAGGAAGATCATCCCGGGATCCTCACGGTCTACGGGGAATACCTTGAGCATCACCCTCCCCGGTGGGAGGTGGAGGTCCGGGAGAACTCGTCCTGGAGCTGCGACCACGGGCTCGATCGGTGGAAGGGGGAGTGCGGGTGCGGGACCGGTAAACATCCCGCCTGGTCTTTTGAGTGGCGCACCGCACTCAGGACGGCCATGGATACGCTTCGCGACCGCCTCGTCCCGCTCTACCGGGAGGAGATGGCGAAGTATGCCTCCGATCCCTGGCACGTCCGGGACGAGGCCATTTCCCTCGTCCTCGACCGTTCGGACGAACGGGTGGAGGCGTTCCTCGGGACCCAGATGACCCGGCTCCTCGCACCGGACGAGAAGGTGAGGGTCCTGAAGCTCCTCGAGATCCAGCGGAACGCCATGCTGATGTACACCAGTTGCGGCTGGTTCTTCGACGATATTGCCGGGATCGAGGCGGTCCAGGTTATGCGGTATGCCGGAAGGGCGATGCAGCTCGCGGCGGACTTCGGCATGAGCGGTCTCGAAGAGGAATTCCTGTCCCATCTCCGGGAGGGTCAGGGAAATACCGCGGAGTTCCCTGACGGAGCCGCGGTCTATAACGGAATGGTCAGGCCGGCGATATTCGATCCTGCCCGGGTCGGAGCGCATTACATCCTCCTCTCCCTGTACCGGGAAGAGGCGGCAAAGGACGTGTCCGGGGGGCAGGCGGTCTGCGAGCGCTCCGTTACCGGGACGGAGAAGATCACCGTGGGCAGGATGCGCCTGCTCTCCGATATCACCCACGATGAGCAGACCTTCGGGTTTGCAGCACTCCAGGCCGGTGTCGGGGAGGTTCTGCTCGGGGTCGTCCCGTTCCCGGGAGAGAAAGAATTTTCCCGGATCCAGTCCCGGGTGATGAAAACGTTCCGGAGCGGCGACATGCCGCGGGTGGAATCCGAGGTCAGGGCCGTGTGTGCACCGCACGTGTATTCATTCGATGATTTTTCACTCGATGAACGTCACCGGGCGACTGGTCTCGTCGTCGCCGGCAGGATGCACTCGCTTGAGTCGTCCCTCCTCTGCACCTGCAGGGAGTTCTGCCCGGTCATCCCCCTCCTGAAGGAGACCCGCATCCCCGTACCCCCTGAACTGGCCGCGCTCGAGGCTTATACGGGGAATACCGCGCTCAGGGACGCATTGCAGGCCGTGCCGGCGGACACCGCAATGCTGCGGGAGGCACTCTCGAATCTGATCTCAGGGGGGAACCCCGCAGATCCCTCTTTCCGGGTTATGGCCGGTGATGTGGTGGTCCGGCTTTTACGCCGAATCGGGGAGGTGCCGGACGATGTCGCATTGATCCGCGAGACAGGAGAAGTACTGGAACTGATGCGTCGTGCAGGAATTTCTCCCGACCTCTGGGAGGCCCAGAACCTCTATCTCCGGATCTTTTCCACGGAATTTTCCGCGTTCGGCCAGCGGATATCTCTTGAAGAGGCGATCGCTGCCAGGAGAGATGCATTCGATCGGATCGGGGACCTCATAGGCGTAACGCCCGGAGGCTGA
- a CDS encoding PAS domain S-box protein, with the protein MTDQRRTPLDGFRRYSAHIIVISTAIALLVNFYGLVEGISVVIPHFFYIPIILCAYFYPRRGVWFAVGIAVVYCGMVAMSVPEQTVIIESALARGAIFILVGGVVAFLTSMLQRESQAAEENEERFRRLAANVPDVIFGVSLPDGKFQYLNREVSEISGYSREEFSSANWYIDQVILPGYREQVSSYFRAVARGELPDGIEFQITAKDGGVKWVLIKAVLVRDAEGRAAAIEGILSNITPRKEMEAIQSRLAAIVSSSSEAIIGKTLDGIITDWNIGAEKLYGYTAVEVIGRPIHILIPPGHPDDISSLLGRLRNGEHIERYETVRLRKDGKLIHVSLSLSPLRDPAGDIVGASTIAYDISERVRLRRAQEEEQRFLQLLMDTIASPVFYKDREGRFLGCNTAFAEYVGLPREEIIGKTANDILAPESAATISAKDRELFSNPGTQVYEGHIRQPGRHDRDVINYKSTFRGTDGTLQGVVGVIVDITELKKTESALQRANEKLNILSSITRHDILNSLTALLAYTEIALDDAKEPEVRTIILKQMEVAKQIQRQIEFTRYYQDIGVHSPVWHDIERVVRNATDMLPLSGLVVSCDFSGLEIYADPLVEKVFYNLMENTLRHGGKPTRITCSSRKDADDLVIEYHDDGVGVPEDAKEAIFRRGFGTHTGLGLFLSREILSITGISISESGEPGKGACFEIRVPPGRYRWRESK; encoded by the coding sequence GTGACGGATCAGCGGCGCACCCCCCTGGACGGCTTTCGACGGTATTCGGCTCATATCATTGTTATTTCCACCGCCATCGCCCTGCTGGTTAACTTTTATGGTCTTGTCGAGGGAATCAGCGTCGTTATCCCGCATTTCTTCTATATCCCCATAATTCTCTGTGCATATTTCTATCCGCGCCGGGGGGTATGGTTCGCGGTCGGCATCGCGGTAGTATACTGCGGAATGGTGGCGATGAGCGTGCCGGAACAGACCGTGATCATCGAGTCGGCACTCGCAAGGGGCGCGATCTTCATTCTTGTGGGGGGAGTGGTCGCCTTCCTCACCTCCATGCTCCAGAGAGAGAGCCAGGCAGCCGAAGAGAACGAAGAACGGTTCCGCAGGCTCGCCGCCAACGTGCCGGACGTGATCTTCGGGGTTTCGCTCCCCGATGGGAAATTCCAGTACCTTAACCGCGAAGTATCTGAGATCTCGGGGTATTCCAGGGAGGAGTTCTCCAGTGCGAACTGGTATATTGACCAGGTGATCCTTCCAGGGTACCGGGAACAGGTCTCGTCGTATTTCAGGGCGGTTGCCCGCGGCGAATTGCCGGACGGGATCGAATTCCAGATCACCGCCAAGGACGGCGGCGTAAAATGGGTGCTGATTAAAGCCGTCCTGGTCAGGGACGCGGAAGGCAGAGCGGCTGCAATCGAGGGAATCCTCTCCAACATCACTCCCAGGAAAGAAATGGAGGCCATCCAGTCCCGGCTTGCAGCCATTGTCTCATCCTCGAGCGAGGCGATCATCGGCAAGACTCTTGACGGAATCATTACCGACTGGAACATCGGCGCAGAGAAACTCTACGGGTACACGGCAGTCGAAGTGATCGGCAGGCCTATACACATCCTGATCCCCCCGGGACACCCTGACGACATCTCTTCTCTTCTCGGGAGACTCAGGAACGGAGAGCACATTGAACGCTATGAGACCGTTCGTTTGAGAAAAGACGGTAAATTAATTCACGTATCGCTTTCCTTGTCTCCCCTCCGGGATCCGGCCGGCGATATAGTGGGGGCCTCGACCATCGCCTATGATATCAGCGAACGGGTCCGCCTGCGAAGAGCCCAGGAAGAAGAGCAGCGGTTCCTCCAGCTCCTCATGGACACCATCGCGAGCCCGGTATTCTACAAGGACCGTGAAGGCAGGTTTCTCGGGTGCAATACCGCGTTCGCGGAATATGTAGGCCTCCCAAGGGAGGAGATCATCGGAAAGACCGCCAACGATATCCTGGCCCCGGAATCGGCTGCCACGATCAGCGCCAAAGACCGGGAACTCTTTTCCAACCCGGGAACCCAGGTCTACGAGGGCCATATCCGGCAACCCGGACGGCATGACCGGGACGTGATCAATTACAAGTCTACCTTCCGGGGCACCGACGGGACGCTCCAGGGGGTGGTCGGGGTGATCGTCGATATCACTGAACTGAAAAAGACCGAATCCGCCCTTCAAAGGGCGAACGAGAAGCTCAACATCCTCTCGTCCATCACCCGGCACGACATCCTCAATTCCCTCACCGCACTTCTCGCCTATACCGAGATCGCCCTTGACGATGCGAAGGAGCCGGAGGTACGGACCATTATCCTGAAGCAGATGGAGGTGGCGAAGCAGATCCAGCGGCAGATCGAATTTACCCGCTATTACCAGGACATCGGGGTGCATTCCCCCGTATGGCACGATATTGAGCGGGTTGTCAGGAATGCCACGGATATGCTGCCGCTCAGCGGACTCGTGGTTTCCTGCGACTTTTCAGGCCTCGAGATCTACGCCGACCCCCTGGTGGAGAAGGTGTTCTATAACCTGATGGAGAATACCCTCCGCCACGGGGGGAAGCCGACCCGTATTACGTGTTCCTCCCGGAAGGACGCAGACGACCTGGTGATCGAATATCATGACGACGGCGTAGGCGTGCCGGAAGACGCCAAGGAGGCGATCTTCCGGCGGGGCTTTGGCACACATACCGGGCTTGGGCTCTTCCTGTCCCGGGAGATCCTCTCCATCACCGGGATATCGATCTCCGAATCCGGGGAGCCGGGAAAAGGTGCCTGTTTCGAGATCAGGGTCCCCCCGGGACGGTACCGGTGGAGGGAAAGTAAGTAG
- the malQ gene encoding 4-alpha-glucanotransferase, with product MLLHITSLPAPFGTGDLGPGAFRFVDLLYRTGVKVWQILPLNPTSLACGNSPYYSNSAFGSNTLLISPELLCTEGFLTRRELDQLPRFPEDEVEFSLVVPARERLLDIAAGRFPDLEDQGGYREFCAANRSWLDDHSLFVALKGLFPGVAWNGWPERIRYRDENTISRCREHLADRVEKEKILQYLFSRQWSSLKTYCNRNGILVMGDLPLYVTHDSADVWAHPGLFDLDLQGNARVVAGVPPDYFSRDGQLWGNPLYRWDVHKTQGYRWWGERMARAAGQYDLLRIDHFRGFSAYWEVDAGEETAAGGRWVPGPGADLFTALCRSHPGLPLVAEDLGVITPDVRDLMARFGIPGMRVLLFGFDTDPEENPNHPANVPAHCVVYTGTHDNNTVRGWFECDATREERQRLSGYLGREVGPEGVAEEFVVMALASRASLAMIPLQDLLGLRSGARMNVPGTTRGNWRWRAKGSDLDRGLAERLRRIIADHGRS from the coding sequence GTGCTTCTCCACATCACCTCGCTCCCTGCTCCCTTCGGGACAGGAGACCTCGGGCCCGGGGCCTTCAGGTTCGTCGATCTCCTCTACCGCACCGGGGTGAAGGTATGGCAGATCCTCCCCCTGAACCCGACGTCCCTCGCCTGCGGGAACTCCCCGTATTACAGCAATTCCGCATTCGGGTCGAATACCCTGCTGATAAGTCCGGAGCTGCTCTGCACGGAGGGATTTCTCACGCGACGCGAGCTGGACCAGCTTCCCCGGTTTCCCGAGGACGAGGTCGAGTTCTCCCTGGTGGTCCCGGCCAGGGAGCGCCTGCTGGACATCGCCGCAGGCCGTTTCCCCGACCTGGAAGACCAGGGAGGCTACCGTGAATTCTGTGCCGCCAATCGTTCCTGGCTGGATGACCATTCGCTGTTCGTAGCGCTTAAAGGTCTTTTTCCCGGCGTTGCCTGGAACGGGTGGCCGGAAAGAATCCGGTACCGGGATGAGAACACAATCAGCCGGTGCCGGGAGCACCTCGCCGACCGGGTGGAGAAAGAGAAGATCCTCCAGTACCTGTTCTCCCGGCAATGGTCATCGTTAAAGACGTACTGCAACCGGAACGGCATCCTGGTCATGGGAGACCTGCCCCTGTACGTGACCCACGACAGCGCGGACGTATGGGCGCACCCCGGCCTCTTTGATCTCGACCTGCAGGGGAACGCGAGGGTCGTCGCGGGAGTCCCCCCGGACTATTTCTCCCGGGACGGGCAGTTGTGGGGAAACCCGCTCTACCGCTGGGATGTCCACAAAACACAGGGATATCGCTGGTGGGGGGAGAGGATGGCCCGTGCCGCAGGTCAGTACGACCTTCTCCGGATCGACCACTTCAGGGGATTTTCCGCCTACTGGGAGGTCGACGCCGGAGAGGAGACCGCAGCGGGAGGACGCTGGGTGCCCGGGCCGGGCGCGGACTTGTTCACGGCCCTCTGCCGTTCGCACCCCGGCCTTCCCCTCGTGGCGGAAGACCTCGGCGTCATCACCCCGGATGTGCGGGACCTGATGGCACGGTTCGGGATCCCGGGTATGCGGGTGCTCCTCTTCGGGTTCGATACCGATCCGGAAGAGAACCCGAATCACCCGGCGAATGTCCCGGCACACTGCGTCGTCTATACGGGGACTCACGACAACAACACGGTGCGGGGATGGTTCGAGTGCGATGCGACCCGGGAGGAACGACAACGGCTCTCCGGGTATCTCGGCCGCGAGGTCGGGCCCGAAGGGGTCGCGGAAGAGTTTGTCGTGATGGCCCTCGCAAGCAGGGCGTCCCTGGCGATGATCCCCCTCCAGGACCTGCTTGGACTCCGGAGCGGGGCCAGGATGAACGTCCCCGGAACCACCCGCGGGAACTGGAGATGGCGAGCGAAGGGATCGGATCTCGACCGTGGACTCGCGGAGCGCCTTCGCCGGATCATCGCAGACCACGGCCGGTCCTGA
- a CDS encoding phosphatase PAP2 family protein, producing MDLKMETVIVLLLSCGIALSIAAHLFAVFPFDLSVTHELQEVNNPAFSAVMRGVTFLGDPWSEVALILAVTLFLLYRHMRIEAIFVMATISSVVLTAVLKVLVGRPRPPLYLSNLADLFLAIDRYSFPSGHVLFFVVFFGFVGYLGGVHLSGWLRILLVSLCGALIVLIAPSRIFLGAHWASDVIGSYVIGTLLLIILILLYQHRVRESCLPD from the coding sequence ATGGATCTGAAGATGGAGACCGTGATAGTCCTGCTCCTTTCGTGCGGGATCGCGCTCTCTATCGCCGCACATCTCTTCGCGGTCTTTCCCTTCGATCTCTCGGTGACCCACGAACTTCAGGAAGTGAATAATCCTGCATTTTCCGCCGTCATGCGAGGGGTGACCTTCCTTGGTGACCCATGGTCCGAGGTGGCCCTCATTCTGGCGGTCACTCTCTTCCTGCTGTACAGGCACATGCGGATCGAGGCGATATTCGTAATGGCGACGATCTCCAGCGTGGTCCTCACGGCAGTCCTCAAGGTCCTGGTCGGGAGACCACGCCCGCCCCTGTACCTTTCGAATCTTGCGGATCTCTTCCTGGCTATCGACCGGTACAGTTTTCCGAGCGGGCACGTCCTTTTCTTTGTGGTTTTTTTCGGGTTTGTGGGCTACCTCGGCGGGGTGCATCTCTCGGGCTGGCTGCGCATCCTCCTCGTGAGTCTCTGCGGCGCCCTTATTGTGCTCATCGCGCCATCACGTATTTTCCTCGGTGCACACTGGGCGAGCGATGTGATAGGGAGTTACGTGATCGGGACGCTGCTGCTCATAATCCTCATCCTGTTGTACCAGCACAGGGTCCGGGAAAGCTGCCTCCCTGACTGA
- a CDS encoding glycosyltransferase family 4 protein, with protein MEPHKIAFFCWESLYSVKVGGLSPAATYLAEMLARHHEVHFFTRGEGEGRAINGVRYHYCQPHGENIIAFSRDMCTRLLRRFEEYDDPPFDIIHFHDWHFVEAMDALRSRNTVLTFHSTEYGRNGGNFGDWWEFGEISAKEWYQGYIARQVTTVSKHTKTEVMWLYGVPEDKITVVPNGISPDRYRLTVDPGEVKMTYGIHPLAPVVLFVGRLVYQKGPDLLVAAIPLVLRKRWDVQFLVAGEGPMRAVLEEQSRSLPVQFLGFLPEEEHLRVLNACDLVVIPSRNEPFGLVLTEAWSAGRGVIATEVGGLSENIDNFVDGIKVPVRPESIAWGINHVIDDPVRMRALGVAGRRKVLAKFNWDTVTAGMEDVYRKTLGEGADAGA; from the coding sequence GTGGAGCCGCATAAAATAGCCTTTTTCTGCTGGGAATCGCTCTATTCAGTGAAGGTCGGGGGGTTGTCACCGGCCGCGACCTACCTTGCGGAGATGCTCGCACGGCACCACGAGGTGCATTTTTTTACCCGCGGAGAGGGAGAGGGGCGGGCGATCAACGGGGTCCGGTATCATTACTGCCAACCTCACGGGGAGAACATCATCGCGTTCTCAAGGGACATGTGCACCCGGCTGCTCCGGAGATTCGAGGAGTATGACGACCCGCCGTTCGATATCATCCATTTCCATGACTGGCATTTCGTCGAGGCGATGGACGCCCTCCGGTCGCGGAACACCGTTCTCACCTTCCATTCCACCGAGTACGGGAGAAATGGCGGTAATTTCGGAGATTGGTGGGAATTCGGGGAGATATCCGCCAAGGAATGGTATCAGGGCTACATCGCCCGGCAGGTGACCACCGTCTCGAAGCATACAAAGACCGAGGTGATGTGGCTGTACGGCGTCCCGGAAGACAAGATTACCGTGGTCCCGAACGGGATCTCCCCCGATCGGTACAGGCTGACGGTCGACCCCGGGGAGGTCAAGATGACCTACGGGATCCACCCCCTGGCCCCGGTCGTTCTTTTTGTGGGAAGACTCGTGTATCAGAAAGGACCGGACCTGCTCGTGGCCGCCATTCCCCTGGTCCTCCGTAAGCGCTGGGATGTGCAGTTCCTCGTCGCCGGGGAAGGCCCGATGCGGGCCGTACTCGAGGAGCAGAGCAGGTCGCTCCCGGTCCAGTTCCTCGGTTTTCTGCCCGAGGAAGAGCATCTCCGGGTGCTGAATGCGTGCGACCTCGTGGTCATCCCCAGCAGGAACGAGCCCTTCGGCCTGGTGCTCACCGAAGCCTGGAGTGCCGGGCGGGGGGTGATTGCCACCGAAGTAGGCGGGCTCTCCGAGAACATCGACAACTTCGTGGACGGGATCAAGGTCCCCGTCAGGCCGGAGTCCATCGCGTGGGGGATCAACCATGTCATCGACGACCCGGTGCGTATGCGGGCTCTCGGTGTGGCCGGGAGGAGAAAAGTGCTCGCGAAATTCAACTGGGACACCGTCACCGCCGGCATGGAGGACGTGTACCGGAAAACCCTGGGAGAGGGGGCCGATGCCGGGGCATGA
- the glgB gene encoding 1,4-alpha-glucan branching protein GlgB, whose product MPGHDGCAGMSSRHRVITSQPRLSDLDIYLFRQGTHYQLGDRLGSFPGTVDGHPGAFFSVWAPNAESVSVIGDFNRWQPGIHALASRWDGSGIWEGFITGVTEGSRYKYHIVSRLRGYTVDKGDPFARYWEIPPRTASVVRELRYRWGDGDWMQDRLSRNALSAPVAIYEMHLGSWRRMGEEDWRSPGYRGLARPLTEYLLDTGFTHVEFLPVMEHPFYGSWGYQTEGYFAPTSRYGTPEDLMFLIDTLHRNGIGVILDWVPSHFPDDEYGLGFFDGTHLYEHADPARGFHPEWRSKIFNYGRFEVQAFLISSALFWLDHYHADGLRVDGVASMLYLDYGRKEGEWAPNRDGGRENYEAIDFVRNLNRACYERHPDIMMIAEESTAWPMVTRPPYSGGLGFGMKWNMGWMHDTLEFFRLDPVHRRFHQDDLSFSVCYAFSENFILPFSHDEVVHGKGSLLSRMPGDEWQKRANLRLLVGYMYTHPGKKLLFMGQEFGQFREWNQDAGIDWHLLDHPGHRGLLQWVKDLNRLYRQDPSLHENDFTDRGFDWIDCSDHENGVISYLRKGDASPPVLAVANMTPVPRAGYRIGVPRAGRWEVVLNSDATVYGGSGWTTRDLQETGDSASHGRPYCLDLDLPPLSILICRHRSMHP is encoded by the coding sequence ATGCCGGGGCATGATGGGTGCGCCGGGATGTCCTCGCGGCACCGGGTGATCACCTCACAGCCACGTCTCTCCGACCTCGATATCTATCTCTTCCGACAGGGTACCCACTACCAGCTGGGAGACCGGCTGGGTTCCTTTCCCGGGACGGTGGATGGCCACCCGGGGGCATTCTTCTCGGTCTGGGCCCCGAATGCGGAGTCTGTCTCCGTCATCGGTGACTTCAACAGGTGGCAGCCCGGGATCCACGCGCTCGCGTCGAGGTGGGACGGTTCCGGCATCTGGGAAGGGTTTATCACCGGAGTCACGGAGGGGTCCCGGTACAAGTACCATATCGTCTCCCGCCTACGCGGCTATACGGTTGATAAGGGAGACCCGTTCGCCCGTTACTGGGAAATCCCCCCCAGGACCGCCTCGGTGGTCAGGGAGCTCCGCTACCGGTGGGGCGACGGGGACTGGATGCAGGACCGGCTCTCCCGGAATGCGCTCTCGGCTCCCGTCGCAATTTACGAGATGCACCTTGGCTCGTGGCGCCGCATGGGGGAGGAAGACTGGCGCTCCCCGGGGTACCGGGGACTCGCGAGGCCGCTCACCGAGTACCTCCTCGACACCGGGTTCACTCACGTCGAGTTCCTCCCGGTGATGGAGCACCCGTTCTACGGATCATGGGGGTACCAGACCGAGGGATATTTCGCTCCTACCAGCCGGTACGGAACCCCGGAGGACCTCATGTTCCTGATCGACACCCTGCACCGGAACGGGATCGGGGTCATCCTCGACTGGGTACCGTCGCACTTCCCCGACGACGAGTACGGACTCGGATTCTTCGACGGAACCCATCTCTACGAGCATGCGGACCCGGCGAGGGGGTTTCATCCCGAGTGGAGGAGCAAGATTTTCAATTACGGGAGGTTCGAGGTGCAGGCGTTCCTCATCTCGAGCGCGCTTTTCTGGCTCGATCATTACCATGCGGACGGGCTGCGGGTCGACGGGGTGGCATCGATGCTCTATCTGGACTACGGGAGAAAGGAGGGGGAATGGGCCCCCAACCGCGACGGGGGCAGGGAAAATTACGAAGCCATCGACTTCGTCCGGAACCTGAACAGGGCCTGCTACGAGAGACACCCCGACATCATGATGATCGCAGAGGAGTCCACGGCATGGCCGATGGTCACCAGGCCCCCTTATAGCGGTGGGCTCGGGTTCGGGATGAAATGGAACATGGGCTGGATGCACGATACCCTGGAGTTCTTCAGGCTCGACCCCGTCCACCGCAGGTTTCACCAGGACGATCTCTCCTTCTCCGTCTGTTACGCGTTCTCGGAGAACTTCATCCTCCCCTTCTCCCACGACGAGGTGGTCCACGGGAAAGGGTCCCTCCTCTCGAGGATGCCGGGTGACGAGTGGCAGAAGCGGGCGAACCTTCGACTTCTCGTGGGATACATGTATACACATCCGGGGAAGAAACTCCTCTTCATGGGGCAGGAGTTCGGGCAGTTCAGGGAATGGAACCAGGACGCCGGCATCGACTGGCACCTCCTCGATCACCCGGGGCACCGGGGGCTGTTGCAGTGGGTTAAGGATCTCAACCGGCTCTACCGGCAGGATCCCTCGTTGCACGAGAACGATTTCACCGACCGGGGCTTCGACTGGATAGACTGTTCGGACCATGAGAACGGGGTGATCAGCTATCTCCGCAAGGGGGACGCATCGCCCCCGGTTCTCGCGGTGGCGAACATGACCCCGGTCCCCCGTGCGGGATACCGGATCGGCGTACCGCGTGCGGGGAGGTGGGAAGTGGTCCTGAACAGCGATGCGACGGTTTACGGGGGGAGCGGGTGGACGACCCGCGACCTGCAGGAAACAGGGGATTCGGCATCTCACGGGAGGCCGTATTGCCTCGACCTGGACCTTCCGCCTCTTTCCATCCTTATCTGTCGCCACAGGAGTATGCACCCATGA
- a CDS encoding YkgJ family cysteine cluster protein, whose translation MVEISLVPIPYRIVALTREQHNLFEYPPERLAEVIREVGFFCTCCGKCCTRAFNGHVFLLDRDAAVIRALDPAAIEPAPDPEFCDQNGTFYVSGYALRSQGDPAGSCWFLENGSCRIYRQRPSICRIYPSMLHREPDEEGIVDWRQVSGLNEHGEYHHDIPPEECTELARETKEYENAVLSQELSFLELIGNYFAEHGLRHVQKVYDDRMRRFRKGEPVKVMVFSAGTLVPHTWMK comes from the coding sequence GTGGTCGAAATCTCCCTCGTGCCGATTCCTTATCGCATCGTGGCCCTGACCCGGGAGCAGCACAACCTTTTCGAGTATCCACCCGAGCGCCTTGCAGAGGTGATCCGGGAGGTCGGGTTCTTCTGCACCTGCTGTGGAAAATGCTGCACGCGTGCCTTCAACGGGCATGTGTTCCTCCTTGACCGGGATGCCGCCGTGATACGGGCGCTCGATCCCGCGGCCATCGAGCCCGCCCCCGACCCCGAGTTCTGCGACCAGAACGGCACCTTCTACGTTTCCGGATATGCGTTGCGTTCGCAGGGAGACCCGGCAGGGTCATGCTGGTTCCTGGAGAATGGCAGTTGCAGGATTTACCGACAGAGGCCCTCCATCTGCCGCATCTACCCGTCAATGCTCCACCGCGAACCCGATGAGGAAGGGATCGTGGACTGGCGCCAGGTCTCCGGGTTGAACGAACACGGGGAATACCATCACGATATCCCGCCGGAGGAGTGCACGGAACTTGCCAGGGAGACCAAGGAATACGAGAACGCGGTCCTCTCCCAGGAACTGTCGTTCCTCGAACTGATCGGGAATTATTTTGCGGAGCATGGCCTCCGGCACGTGCAGAAGGTCTATGACGACAGGATGCGGCGGTTTCGGAAAGGCGAGCCCGTGAAGGTCATGGTCTTCTCCGCCGGCACCCTCGTCCCCCACACCTGGATGAAATAA